The following DNA comes from Rhodopseudomonas boonkerdii.
GGCAACGTCCGCGTCGAAAATCTCGCGTGTCGTGGGTTCGAACAGCGCCAGCCAGCGGTCGAAATGCGCCCCCGTCAGCGGCAGCATCAGATGCGGACGCATCGGACGGCCGTTATAGCGTCCGGTCTTGAGCATCATCGATGACCAGAAATCGCTGATCTGGGCGAGATGATGATTCCAGTCGGCCACCGCCGCGTTGAAGATCGGGCCAAGCACCTCGTCCTCGCGAGCGCGGCTGTAAAAGGTGTGCACGAGGAGCGCGATATTCTCCTCGTTCAGGGACGGCTGGAAGCTGGTAAAACCGGGCTGGGACATACCGCTGATTTAGGTGACGACGGCCACTCCGGCAACCGCTCTCACTTCAGCATTTGACGCCGCCCCTTTTTCGGATGCGGCGCATTCCTTCTGTTCATCAGGATGGATGCCACGCCTGCGAGAACCCGCAAGGCGTGGCCCCGCCGATGCAAACTCAGTTGCGATAGGACGGATCGACCCGGTCCAGCTTGCGCAGCAGCGCCGGCCAGGCGAGTTCGCCGCTGAGGCCTGGAACGTTGTCGCGCGGCTTCATGCGATCATAGGTGTCCTGCAGCACGCTCTGCGGCGGCGTGATCAGCTTGGTGTTGCAGGACAGCGCTGCCACCTGAACCTGACAAGCACGCTCCATCCGGAACAGCACATTGAAGGCTGACGCGATGGTCTTGCCCACGACCAGGAGACCATGATTGCGCAGCACCATGGCCTCATGATCGCCGAGATGCGCGATCAGGCGTTCGCGTTCGTCGGGATTGTCGGCAATCCCCTCGAAGTCGTGATAGGCGACGTGCAGGAAGCGCATGCAGGTTTGCGCCACCGGCAGCAAGCCGCATTCCATCGCCGAGACCGCCATGCCGGCGACCGTATGCG
Coding sequences within:
- a CDS encoding class II aldolase/adducin family protein — its product is MNAAVCAPAVKVVRSVQDQVSPEEWQSRVNLAACYRLTAMYGMTEMIANHISCRVPGTEDQFLINPYGMLYEEIDASSLVKIDLDGNTLFNASAYSVNAAGFVIHSAIHMARHDVDCVAHTHTVAGMAVSAMECGLLPVAQTCMRFLHVAYHDFEGIADNPDERERLIAHLGDHEAMVLRNHGLLVVGKTIASAFNVLFRMERACQVQVAALSCNTKLITPPQSVLQDTYDRMKPRDNVPGLSGELAWPALLRKLDRVDPSYRN
- a CDS encoding group III truncated hemoglobin; protein product: MSQPGFTSFQPSLNEENIALLVHTFYSRAREDEVLGPIFNAAVADWNHHLAQISDFWSSMMLKTGRYNGRPMRPHLMLPLTGAHFDRWLALFEPTTREIFDADVADAIILRARRIADSFEMGIATTRGEIARPRHSV